TTAAAATTATCTGAACATTTTTATCAAGTAACCCAAGCCAGTCAAACAATTGAGGATAAATTTCTTTGATAGTTCGTGAATCCAATTTCAATGGTAATTCCAATCTTATTTCATCATTAATGATTTCAAGATTTTCAAGCTTCTCTATTTTTATTTCATAACCACCTGCCTGATTGCTTTCCCAATTATTTAATTTAATGATATGTTTTAAATCACAAATTGCAAATGTATTATCAATTTCTTCAAGCCCTGTTTTAAAGATTCCTGAAACTGTTAACTTTCGTGCTCTCGGTGGTTTTTGAACAAAATAGATTTCTATTTTATCACCAACATCTATCATTAATTTATCCGATAAAGTTTTAGATATCAAAATACCTTTAGAACTGGAATTTTTTTCAAAAGTAATAACATCCCCTTCAATAATGTAATTTTCTATTTCCGACCAATCATAATTATCGTTAACTCCTTTAAGAACAACCCCTTCAATTGCATTTTTTGTTTTTATTATTCCTGCTTTTGTGGCAAATACATTTACACTTTTTACTCCTTCAACATTATTTATTTTATTAATTAATTTTTTTTCAATATTTATTGCAGGATTCTCGTAAGTAAAATTTACATTTGTATTAGTTATTTGAATGTGTGAACCAAAACCAATTATCTTATTTTTGATTTCCGATTGAAAAGCATCAAGTATAGAAATGGAAATCATCATTACTATAATGCTTAAGGCAATAGCCGAAATGGCAATACGGACAATGGTTTTGGAGAATGTACGTTTTGACTGAAGAGTAATTCTTTTTGCTATATAATATTCTAAATTCAAATTTTTATGATTAAAAAAGTATTTACATTAATAATAATATCAATATTTTTCAATGCAAATTTAACAAAAGCACAATTAAAAACAGGTGCAGAAAATATTATTGATAACTTATCTCTTTTAGAAAATAAAAAAGTAGCTGTTGTAGCTAACAATACTTCAATGATAAATAACACCCATCTTATTGATTCATTGATAAGTCTAAAAATTAATATTGTAAAAATATTTTCACCTGAACATGGATTTAAAGGAAATTTTTCGGCAGGAGCAAAAGTTGAAGGAGAAAAATTTAATGATAACAAAATTCCTTTAATTTCACTTTATGGAAACAACAGAAAACCAACAAAAAAACAATTGAAAAGCGTTGATTTGGTGGTTTTTGATATTCAAGATGTTGGTGTTAGATTTTATACTTACATCTCCACTATGACTTATGTGATGGAAGCTTGTGCCGAAAATAATATTCCTATAATTGTTCTTGACCGACCAAACCCCAATGGATTTTATGTTGACGGTCCTGTTCTGGAAAAAAAATATTCTTCATTTATAGGTTTGCATTCAGTACCTGTCGTTTACGGAATGACAATAGGGGAATATGCACTTATGGTAAATGAAGAAAGATGGATGAAAAACAAAATAAAGTGTAACCTAAGAATTGTAAAACTAAGTAATTACAATAGAAATAAAATTTATGATCTTAGTGTTTCCCCTTCACCTAATTTACAGACTACAGAAGCAATTTTGCTATATCCGTCATTATGTTTTTTTGAAGGAACGAATGTAAGCATTGGTCGAGGCACTGAACATCCTTTTGAAATTATCGGAAGCCCTGAATTTTCAAAAGGAAGCTATTCTTTTATCCCAAAAAGCATTAAAGGTGTTGCTGATAATCCGAAATATCTTGGCAAAGAATGTAACGGATACTATTTAAAAGAATTTGCAAATAATTATTTACGT
This window of the Bacteroidota bacterium genome carries:
- a CDS encoding FtsX-like permease family protein, producing MNLEYYIAKRITLQSKRTFSKTIVRIAISAIALSIIVMMISISILDAFQSEIKNKIIGFGSHIQITNTNVNFTYENPAINIEKKLINKINNVEGVKSVNVFATKAGIIKTKNAIEGVVLKGVNDNYDWSEIENYIIEGDVITFEKNSSSKGILISKTLSDKLMIDVGDKIEIYFVQKPPRARKLTVSGIFKTGLEEIDNTFAICDLKHIIKLNNWESNQAGGYEIKIEKLENLEIINDEIRLELPLKLDSRTIKEIYPQLFDWLGLLDKNVQIILILMLIVAAVNMITALLIIILEKTNMIGILKAFGTSNWRISKIFIYNASFLIILGVVFGNILGLLLLFLQHHFNIVKLPVEYYFIDSVPVAFTWGKFLFLNIGTIIFCGIMMYFPARFVARIDPVKSIRFE
- a CDS encoding DUF1343 domain-containing protein produces the protein MIKKVFTLIIISIFFNANLTKAQLKTGAENIIDNLSLLENKKVAVVANNTSMINNTHLIDSLISLKINIVKIFSPEHGFKGNFSAGAKVEGEKFNDNKIPLISLYGNNRKPTKKQLKSVDLVVFDIQDVGVRFYTYISTMTYVMEACAENNIPIIVLDRPNPNGFYVDGPVLEKKYSSFIGLHSVPVVYGMTIGEYALMVNEERWMKNKIKCNLRIVKLSNYNRNKIYDLSVSPSPNLQTTEAILLYPSLCFFEGTNVSIGRGTEHPFEIIGSPEFSKGSYSFIPKSIKGVADNPKYLGKECNGYYLKEFANNYLRSYYHLYLFWLKGFYDDSKNKNEFFTSYFDKLAGSDKLRKQIIAGKTIEEIQNSWKEDLLEFLKIRKKYLLYPDISIEGKLLKGGSINTFLLRNKDNE